Proteins encoded by one window of Mycolicibacterium cosmeticum:
- a CDS encoding MMPL/RND family transporter, which yields MSWPRRPRRDLTPTAERAEGARAGGIFERLAHLVVRRPWWVIAAWLILVAVLSVTVTPLMKLASDRNQELLPANSAVMAATRDMTEAFGEPGIQNIALVVLTNENGLTRADEDVYRNLVQRLHDDQRDVVMVQDFVSQPPLRDVMESKDHKAWFIPVGIVGELGSPESGAAYQRVVGIVKDTVAGSAVTMHMTGLTATVAEREEIGLRDLRVIETATVAMVLVILLVVYRNIVTMLVPLVTIGVSQAAATQVVAALAEMGLAISQQTLVFMSAMMIGAGVDYAVFLISRYHEYLRQGLDSDQSVARALVAIGKVIAASAATVAVTFLGMSFTSLKVFSTTGPALAVSIAVAFLASITLLPAILALTGRRGWVKPKRELTDKLWRRSGIHIVRRPVAHLVGSLVILIPLAACVTLLHTSYDARNALPPSAESNVGMAAIERHFPASLTAPQYVFVQSPHDLRTTKALADLEQMAQRVAQLPDISAVRGVTRPTGVPLEQATLSYQAGEIGNKLADATAKITASSDARAALTGGADKLADSLATVRTQLTKTTGVLDNLSKSLAGMRSALPNSDDLQKLIGRDSLLPDMAQFNDALWLNDTTLETMKADPNCELDEKCAGDRDRLQRMSDVLHKVLPTLDAATKALHSLGLTGPGASGGAPGGGMQNQIAALDQGAAALADGSRKIADGVRILDDQTKQLGEGLSRASAFLLSMKLNASDPGAAGFYVSPEILGNDRFKDLVKVFMSPDGHSARYLVESTLDPYDTKAMDQVKTILATARGAQANTSLADASISMSGMTPYYSELRDYYNHDLEFIVLMTVVVVFLILVLLLRAVVAPLYLVGTVILSCLSSLGIGVIVLQLIGGQFMSASTPGMAFIVLVAVGADYNMLLISRIRDESPHGIRSGVIRTVRSTGSVITSAGMIFAAPMFAMVFSSIGSMVQGGFIIGVGLLLDTLLVRTITVPALAVLVGRYNWWPSGAGWARRRRGSVDDAEPPLELQDAAT from the coding sequence TTGAGCTGGCCACGCAGGCCGCGCCGTGACCTCACCCCGACGGCGGAGCGGGCGGAGGGTGCACGGGCAGGCGGCATCTTCGAGCGACTGGCACATCTGGTGGTGCGCCGGCCGTGGTGGGTCATCGCCGCCTGGCTGATCCTGGTCGCGGTGTTGTCGGTGACCGTCACGCCGCTGATGAAACTGGCCAGTGACCGCAATCAGGAACTGCTGCCTGCCAATTCGGCGGTGATGGCGGCGACCCGGGACATGACCGAGGCATTCGGCGAACCGGGCATCCAGAACATCGCGCTGGTGGTGCTCACCAACGAGAACGGCCTGACCCGGGCCGACGAGGACGTCTACCGCAACCTGGTCCAACGGCTGCACGACGACCAGCGCGACGTCGTCATGGTGCAGGACTTCGTGTCCCAACCACCGCTGCGCGACGTGATGGAGAGCAAGGACCACAAGGCGTGGTTCATCCCGGTCGGCATCGTCGGCGAGTTGGGGTCACCGGAGTCGGGCGCGGCGTATCAGCGCGTGGTGGGGATCGTCAAGGACACCGTCGCGGGCTCCGCGGTGACCATGCACATGACGGGCCTGACCGCCACCGTCGCCGAGCGCGAGGAGATCGGGCTGCGGGATCTGCGCGTCATCGAAACCGCCACCGTGGCCATGGTTCTGGTGATCCTGCTCGTCGTCTACCGCAACATCGTCACCATGCTGGTGCCGCTGGTCACCATCGGCGTCTCACAGGCGGCCGCCACCCAGGTGGTGGCCGCGCTGGCCGAGATGGGCCTGGCGATCTCGCAGCAGACGCTGGTGTTCATGAGCGCCATGATGATCGGCGCGGGCGTCGACTACGCCGTCTTCCTGATCAGCCGCTATCACGAATACCTGCGCCAGGGCCTGGATTCGGACCAGTCGGTCGCCAGGGCACTGGTCGCCATCGGCAAGGTGATCGCCGCATCCGCGGCGACGGTCGCCGTCACGTTCCTCGGCATGAGCTTCACCTCCCTGAAGGTGTTCTCCACGACCGGCCCGGCGCTGGCGGTGTCCATCGCGGTCGCGTTCCTGGCCTCCATCACGCTGCTGCCGGCGATCCTCGCGCTGACCGGCCGCCGGGGCTGGGTGAAACCCAAGCGCGAGCTCACCGACAAACTGTGGCGCCGCTCCGGGATTCACATCGTGCGCCGCCCGGTGGCACACCTGGTGGGCAGCCTGGTCATCCTGATCCCGTTGGCGGCGTGTGTGACCCTGCTGCACACCAGCTACGACGCCCGTAACGCCCTGCCCCCGTCGGCCGAGAGCAACGTCGGGATGGCCGCCATCGAACGACACTTCCCGGCCAGCCTCACCGCACCCCAGTACGTGTTCGTCCAGTCGCCGCACGACCTGCGGACCACCAAGGCGCTGGCCGATCTGGAGCAGATGGCGCAACGGGTGGCCCAACTGCCCGACATCTCGGCGGTCCGCGGGGTCACCCGGCCGACGGGGGTGCCCCTGGAGCAGGCCACGCTGAGCTACCAGGCCGGCGAGATCGGCAACAAGCTCGCCGACGCGACGGCGAAGATCACCGCCAGCAGCGACGCCAGGGCCGCGCTGACCGGCGGTGCCGACAAACTCGCCGACAGCCTGGCGACGGTGCGGACGCAGCTCACCAAGACCACCGGGGTGCTCGACAACCTGAGCAAGTCGCTGGCCGGTATGCGCAGCGCGCTGCCGAACTCCGATGATCTGCAGAAGCTGATCGGCCGGGATTCGCTGCTGCCGGACATGGCGCAGTTCAACGACGCGCTGTGGCTCAACGACACCACGCTGGAAACCATGAAGGCCGACCCCAACTGCGAGCTCGACGAGAAATGCGCAGGCGACCGGGATCGGTTGCAGCGCATGTCCGATGTCCTGCACAAGGTGCTGCCCACCCTGGACGCCGCCACCAAGGCCCTGCATTCGCTGGGCCTCACCGGTCCGGGTGCATCCGGCGGAGCACCCGGCGGCGGTATGCAGAATCAGATCGCCGCCCTGGACCAGGGTGCGGCGGCACTGGCCGACGGCAGCCGCAAGATCGCCGACGGGGTGCGCATCCTGGACGACCAGACCAAACAACTCGGCGAAGGACTCTCGCGCGCTTCGGCTTTCCTGCTGTCGATGAAACTCAACGCGTCCGATCCCGGCGCCGCGGGGTTCTACGTGTCCCCGGAGATCCTCGGCAACGACCGGTTCAAGGATCTGGTCAAGGTGTTCATGTCACCCGACGGGCATTCGGCCCGTTACCTGGTCGAGTCCACCCTGGACCCGTATGACACCAAGGCGATGGACCAGGTTAAGACGATCCTGGCCACCGCGCGAGGCGCACAGGCCAACACCTCGCTGGCCGATGCGTCGATATCGATGTCGGGTATGACGCCGTACTACAGCGAGCTGCGCGACTACTACAACCACGATCTCGAGTTCATCGTGCTGATGACGGTGGTGGTGGTGTTCCTGATCCTGGTGCTGTTGCTGCGGGCCGTGGTGGCACCGCTGTATCTCGTCGGCACCGTGATCCTCTCGTGCCTGTCGTCGCTGGGCATCGGGGTGATCGTGCTGCAGTTGATCGGCGGTCAGTTCATGTCGGCGAGCACGCCGGGCATGGCGTTCATCGTGCTGGTCGCCGTCGGCGCCGATTACAACATGCTGTTGATCTCCCGGATCCGCGACGAGTCCCCGCACGGCATCCGCTCCGGTGTGATCCGCACGGTCCGGTCGACCGGCAGCGTGATCACCTCCGCCGGGATGATCTTCGCCGCGCCGATGTTCGCGATGGTGTTCAGCAGCATCGGCTCGATGGTGCAGGGCGGCTTCATCATCGGCGTCGGTCTGCTGCTGGACACCCTGTTGGTCCGCACCATCACGGTGCCCGCACTGGCGGTGCTGGTCGGCCGGTACAACTGGTGGCCGTCCGGGGCGGGCTGGGCCCGGCGCAGGCGGGGTTCGGTCGATGACGCCGAGCCGCCGCTGGAGCTACAGGACGCGGCCACCTGA
- a CDS encoding type I polyketide synthase produces the protein MVSFDPVAVIGMACRLPGGIDSPDGLWDALLRGADLVTDIPRERWDADDHFDPEPGTPGRSVSRWGAFLDDIAGFDADFFGLDADEATALDPQHRLLLETSWEAFEHAGLPPETVTGSLTGVFVGLTHTDYPPPSQEPDGFQGNGFGMASGRIARALRVHGPAVSVDTAGSSSLLAVHMACRSLNDRESDLALAGGASVILEPRRFAAASALGVLSPTGRCRAFDTAADGTVIGEGAAMVLLKRLPDALRDGDRILAVVRGTAANQDGHDTAVAAPSPRAQHTVYRKALAAASVHPGTVGMVEAHGPGTALGDANEFAGLAEVYGVEGPCAVTSVKTNFGHTQAAAGVLGLMKAALAVRHGVVPQNLHFSRLPDQLAQIDTKLFVPHELSPWTGNGGPRRAAVSAYGLSGTNVHGVLEQPPTPPDPAPATPPGPLLFPLSATSAEELRRTADRLAGWLREHDEVALPDLAYTLARRRAHRPVRTAVVADNGERLGAALQEIAASTVDRRAALGSADRGPVWVFSGQAEWTGTGAELISGEPAFAAVVAQAEPVIARECGFSVTEALSSSDAVADQSRRQPAVFTMQVALAAALRARGVHPGAVIGYSLGETAAAVVAGALSLADGLQVVCSRAKLLSRIAGAGAMATVQLPAQQLLSELAMRGKNDVVVAVVPAPDSAVVSGTAAAVAELVAALAQRDVRAVPLPTDLATHSPQVDPIIEEFTAALAGLSPTAPDVPFYTATSFDPRDKPVCDARYWVSNLRKMSRFSAAVRAALDDGHRVFAELLPDPVVGAAVERTAHQLDIAPAVLGGAVESPTGLLDFVGRVHAAGAAVDFAVLYPQGRLVDAPLPTWTRRRLWLDPGTGDAARPGGHTVAVHPLLGAHVRLPERPERHVWQTTVGADTDPAPGAVCCEMALAAGRAVFGDAVEVRDLSFEHPLPDDGTLTTIATGDTPGPLAFAVESHPQGTRRRHAAAVLHPAEPVEAPARDIGRGVLADITPDAAVRAEQGDYVVHPHLLAACFRAVTEHPDFPTGPMPPTGVDRLRVHGPLRAARFCHTRITTASPEGAEADVEVLDEDGAVLLTAHGVRYRGTGHRPLDDRLFATQWRHRALPDIPHADAGAWLLIGGADDPMVDRLVEALKSLGAHPSSTTWDAAPIDGRVELTGVVMVPEPGAGGETSPDLLGRLARSAAQVSAASGSTPRWFVVTRGAQAVIDGERPDLAQAGVPGLVRVLGNEYPELAATHIDIDDSAGVAGDVARQLLLGSDEDETAWRDGRWYTARLVPAPLGTQDRRSAVLDPARDGLRLQPRDSADPPSLELVAAERIAVAAGQIEVAVRAASTVPDTAFAGTVTAVGPGVTAHRIGDRVAGVCPAGAWRSHLTCDADLAVTLPAGLPEHTAVAATVSHATAHHALHHLARVVAGEVVLVDSAATATGAAAIALAGAAGAQVAVGRSAAVGREFDIVLDTSGGAGIEMLAPGGRFIDLAAHDGEVRVDAAALRGNRSFGTADLAALAVSHPQRLPDVLAAVYQLLAEGALAAPEFVTQQLTDVPASGITAAVLEMPTGGVPVVVPPEHVPTFRGDGAYIVTAGLDDPGLRFAERMAAGGVGRLVLCSPAQPSPRALERVEAIRAAGTAVTVVCADIADPGTAARLVGAADGTAVRGVLHAGAPTGDLEDPWGPSVVGAWRLHTATAGQPLDWFAVFTSVGVLAGSPGQGIAAAAGAWLAAFARWRRAAGLPATTIAWGDGAPDGADAGEAFEILLRHDRPYTAYTRPDSPWLAAVAARGPFGVDLRGARRPSADATRLATELDGLPPAERSQRLRTMITEQVSAVVRHSIDPDRPLPESGIDSLGALELITRLETATGVRIRGTEITTIRALADLLAERLSSGGRVL, from the coding sequence ATGGTCTCGTTCGATCCCGTCGCCGTGATCGGGATGGCCTGCCGGCTGCCCGGCGGCATCGATTCGCCGGACGGCCTGTGGGACGCGTTGCTGCGCGGCGCCGACCTGGTGACCGACATTCCCCGGGAGCGCTGGGACGCCGACGACCACTTCGATCCCGAGCCCGGTACGCCCGGCCGTTCGGTGTCGCGATGGGGGGCGTTCCTCGACGATATCGCCGGGTTCGACGCCGACTTCTTCGGCCTCGACGCCGACGAGGCGACCGCGCTCGACCCCCAGCACCGGCTGCTGCTGGAAACCTCCTGGGAGGCGTTCGAGCATGCCGGGCTGCCGCCGGAAACGGTGACCGGCTCCCTCACCGGTGTCTTCGTCGGACTGACGCACACCGACTATCCCCCACCGTCGCAGGAACCGGATGGCTTCCAGGGCAACGGCTTCGGTATGGCCTCCGGGCGGATCGCCCGCGCGTTGCGGGTGCACGGGCCTGCCGTTTCGGTGGACACCGCCGGATCGTCGAGCCTGCTGGCCGTGCACATGGCATGCCGCAGCCTCAACGACCGGGAAAGCGACCTGGCATTGGCCGGCGGCGCATCGGTGATCCTGGAACCGCGCCGGTTCGCCGCGGCCTCAGCGCTGGGGGTGTTGTCACCGACCGGCCGCTGCCGGGCATTCGACACCGCCGCCGACGGCACCGTCATCGGTGAGGGCGCCGCCATGGTGCTGCTCAAGCGGCTGCCCGATGCGCTGCGCGACGGCGACCGGATCCTGGCCGTGGTGCGCGGCACCGCCGCCAATCAGGACGGCCACGACACCGCGGTCGCGGCCCCGTCACCGCGGGCGCAGCACACGGTGTACCGAAAAGCGTTGGCGGCGGCCTCGGTTCACCCCGGCACCGTCGGCATGGTCGAGGCACATGGTCCCGGCACCGCGCTCGGCGATGCGAACGAGTTCGCCGGCCTGGCCGAGGTCTACGGCGTCGAGGGTCCCTGCGCGGTGACGTCGGTCAAGACCAATTTCGGCCACACCCAGGCCGCCGCTGGGGTGCTCGGCCTGATGAAGGCGGCGCTGGCCGTGCGGCACGGGGTGGTGCCGCAGAACCTGCACTTCAGCCGGCTACCGGACCAGCTCGCCCAGATCGACACCAAACTCTTTGTCCCCCACGAGCTTTCGCCATGGACCGGCAACGGCGGTCCGCGCCGCGCGGCGGTGTCGGCGTACGGCTTGTCCGGCACCAACGTGCACGGCGTGCTGGAACAGCCGCCAACACCACCGGACCCGGCACCGGCCACGCCGCCCGGCCCCCTGCTGTTCCCGCTGTCGGCCACCTCGGCCGAGGAGCTGCGCCGCACCGCCGACCGGCTGGCCGGGTGGCTGCGCGAGCACGACGAGGTCGCGCTGCCCGATCTGGCCTACACGCTGGCCCGCCGTCGCGCGCACCGACCGGTGCGCACCGCCGTGGTCGCGGACAACGGCGAGCGGCTCGGTGCCGCGTTGCAGGAGATCGCCGCGTCCACCGTCGACCGTCGCGCGGCGCTCGGCAGCGCCGACCGGGGCCCGGTGTGGGTGTTCTCCGGGCAGGCCGAATGGACCGGTACGGGCGCCGAACTGATCAGCGGCGAACCGGCATTCGCGGCCGTCGTCGCGCAGGCCGAACCGGTCATCGCGCGTGAGTGCGGGTTCTCGGTGACCGAAGCCCTGTCGTCGTCCGACGCCGTCGCCGACCAGAGCCGCCGCCAGCCGGCCGTGTTCACCATGCAGGTGGCGCTGGCCGCCGCGCTGCGGGCGCGGGGTGTGCACCCGGGCGCGGTCATCGGCTACTCGCTCGGGGAGACCGCGGCCGCCGTGGTGGCCGGCGCGCTGTCCCTGGCGGATGGCTTGCAGGTGGTGTGCAGCCGGGCCAAGCTGTTGTCCCGCATTGCCGGTGCCGGCGCCATGGCGACCGTGCAACTCCCTGCCCAGCAACTGCTTTCGGAACTGGCGATGCGCGGCAAGAACGATGTGGTGGTCGCGGTGGTGCCGGCACCCGATTCGGCGGTGGTGTCCGGCACCGCGGCCGCGGTGGCGGAACTGGTCGCGGCCTTGGCACAGCGCGATGTGCGAGCCGTGCCGCTGCCCACCGATCTGGCGACGCATTCCCCGCAGGTCGACCCGATCATCGAGGAGTTCACCGCGGCGCTGGCCGGGCTCAGCCCGACGGCACCGGATGTCCCCTTCTACACCGCCACCTCGTTCGACCCGCGCGACAAGCCCGTCTGCGACGCCCGGTACTGGGTGTCCAACCTGCGCAAGATGTCCCGGTTCTCCGCTGCCGTGCGCGCCGCGCTGGACGACGGGCATCGGGTGTTCGCCGAGCTGCTCCCCGACCCGGTGGTGGGCGCCGCGGTCGAGCGGACGGCCCACCAACTCGATATCGCGCCGGCCGTTCTGGGCGGCGCGGTCGAGTCACCCACCGGTCTGCTGGACTTCGTCGGCCGGGTGCATGCCGCGGGCGCGGCGGTGGATTTCGCCGTGCTCTACCCGCAGGGCCGGTTGGTGGACGCACCGCTGCCCACCTGGACCCGCAGGCGGCTGTGGCTGGACCCCGGCACCGGCGACGCCGCGCGCCCCGGCGGGCACACCGTGGCCGTGCATCCGCTGCTCGGCGCGCACGTGCGGTTGCCCGAACGGCCCGAGCGGCACGTCTGGCAGACCACGGTGGGCGCCGACACCGACCCGGCACCCGGCGCGGTGTGCTGTGAGATGGCGCTCGCGGCCGGCCGCGCGGTGTTCGGCGACGCCGTCGAGGTGCGCGATCTCTCGTTCGAGCACCCGCTGCCCGACGACGGCACGCTCACCACCATCGCGACCGGTGATACGCCCGGGCCCTTGGCATTCGCCGTCGAAAGCCATCCGCAGGGCACGCGGCGCAGGCATGCCGCTGCGGTGCTGCATCCGGCCGAGCCGGTCGAGGCGCCGGCCCGCGACATCGGGCGCGGGGTGCTGGCCGATATCACCCCGGACGCCGCGGTCCGCGCGGAGCAGGGCGACTACGTCGTACACCCGCACCTGCTGGCGGCCTGCTTTCGGGCGGTGACCGAGCATCCGGATTTCCCGACCGGGCCGATGCCGCCGACCGGTGTCGACCGGCTGCGCGTGCACGGGCCGCTGCGCGCCGCGCGCTTCTGCCACACCCGCATCACCACCGCGTCACCCGAGGGCGCCGAGGCCGATGTCGAGGTGCTCGACGAGGACGGCGCCGTGCTGCTAACCGCGCACGGAGTGCGCTATCGGGGAACCGGGCATCGGCCGCTCGATGACCGGCTGTTCGCCACGCAGTGGCGCCACCGCGCGCTGCCCGACATTCCGCACGCCGACGCCGGCGCCTGGCTGCTGATCGGCGGCGCGGACGACCCGATGGTCGACCGGCTGGTTGAAGCGCTGAAAAGCCTTGGCGCGCACCCGTCGAGCACAACGTGGGATGCCGCACCGATCGACGGCCGGGTGGAGTTGACCGGTGTCGTGATGGTGCCGGAGCCCGGTGCCGGCGGCGAGACCAGCCCGGATCTGCTGGGGCGGTTGGCGCGCAGCGCCGCACAGGTGTCCGCCGCATCCGGATCGACGCCGCGCTGGTTCGTGGTCACCCGCGGGGCGCAGGCCGTCATCGACGGTGAGCGGCCGGACCTGGCCCAGGCCGGTGTGCCGGGATTGGTCCGGGTGCTCGGCAACGAATATCCGGAGCTGGCGGCCACCCACATCGATATCGACGACAGCGCAGGCGTGGCGGGCGATGTCGCCAGGCAGCTGCTGCTGGGATCCGACGAGGACGAGACCGCGTGGCGCGACGGCCGCTGGTACACCGCACGGCTGGTGCCCGCGCCGCTCGGCACGCAGGACCGGCGGTCCGCGGTGCTCGACCCGGCGCGCGACGGCCTGCGTCTGCAACCCCGTGACTCCGCTGACCCGCCGTCGCTGGAACTCGTTGCGGCCGAACGTATCGCGGTGGCCGCCGGCCAGATCGAGGTGGCGGTGCGGGCCGCGAGTACCGTACCGGACACGGCCTTTGCCGGCACGGTGACCGCCGTCGGGCCGGGTGTCACCGCTCACCGGATCGGCGACCGGGTGGCCGGCGTGTGCCCCGCCGGCGCCTGGCGCAGCCACCTCACCTGCGATGCCGATCTGGCCGTCACCTTGCCCGCGGGCCTGCCCGAGCACACCGCGGTCGCCGCCACCGTCTCGCATGCCACCGCCCATCACGCGCTGCACCACCTGGCCCGGGTCGTCGCGGGCGAGGTGGTGCTGGTCGATTCCGCGGCGACGGCCACCGGCGCCGCGGCCATCGCGCTGGCCGGTGCGGCCGGGGCCCAGGTCGCCGTGGGCCGGTCCGCGGCAGTTGGCCGCGAATTCGACATCGTGCTCGACACCTCCGGCGGTGCGGGCATCGAGATGCTGGCTCCCGGTGGGCGTTTCATCGACCTGGCGGCGCACGACGGGGAGGTTCGCGTCGACGCCGCCGCGCTGCGCGGTAACCGGTCGTTCGGCACGGCCGATCTGGCGGCGCTGGCCGTCAGCCACCCGCAGCGGTTACCCGACGTGTTGGCCGCGGTGTACCAGCTGCTCGCCGAGGGCGCCTTGGCCGCACCGGAATTCGTCACCCAGCAGCTCACCGACGTGCCGGCGAGCGGCATCACCGCTGCGGTGCTGGAGATGCCCACCGGCGGTGTGCCGGTGGTGGTGCCGCCCGAACACGTCCCGACATTCCGTGGGGACGGCGCCTATATCGTCACCGCCGGGCTGGACGACCCGGGGCTGCGGTTCGCCGAACGGATGGCCGCCGGCGGGGTCGGGCGGCTGGTGTTGTGTTCACCGGCGCAGCCGTCACCTCGGGCTCTCGAGCGGGTGGAGGCGATCCGCGCGGCGGGCACCGCGGTGACCGTCGTGTGCGCCGATATCGCCGACCCCGGCACCGCCGCGCGCCTGGTCGGCGCCGCCGACGGGACTGCGGTGCGCGGGGTGCTGCACGCGGGAGCTCCCACCGGTGACCTCGAAGACCCCTGGGGGCCATCGGTTGTCGGTGCGTGGCGGCTGCACACGGCGACGGCCGGCCAACCGCTGGACTGGTTCGCCGTGTTCACCTCGGTCGGCGTGCTGGCCGGCTCGCCGGGTCAGGGCATCGCCGCGGCGGCCGGCGCCTGGCTGGCGGCGTTCGCCCGCTGGCGCCGCGCCGCGGGCCTGCCCGCCACCACGATCGCGTGGGGGGACGGCGCGCCGGACGGTGCCGACGCCGGCGAGGCGTTCGAGATCCTGTTGCGCCACGACCGGCCGTACACCGCGTACACCCGGCCGGATTCGCCGTGGCTGGCCGCCGTCGCGGCGCGCGGCCCGTTCGGTGTGGACCTGCGTGGCGCACGGCGCCCCTCGGCCGACGCCACCCGGCTGGCCACCGAACTGGACGGGCTGCCACCGGCCGAACGGTCGCAGCGGTTGCGCACGATGATCACCGAGCAGGTCAGCGCCGTGGTGCGGCACAGCATCGACCCGGACCGGCCGCTGCCGGAATCCGGTATCGACTCACTCGGTGCGCTGGAGTTGATCACCCGGCTGGAGACGGCCACCGGCGTGCGGATCCGGGGCACCGAGATCACCACCATCCGCGCCCTGGCGGACCTGCTGGCCGAGCGGCTGAGCTCAGGTGGCCGCGTCCTGTAG
- a CDS encoding AMP-binding protein: MIEASIPAVLRERASLQPDDPAVTFIDYDREWDGEPESLTWMQLYRRASAVAQALSVTGSAGDRAVVAAPQGLDYVTAFLGALLAGRIAVPLSVPLGGAADERVGAVLRDALPSAVLTTAPVAGVVAEHLGPATEHGATLIEVDGLGEDSRFGAQADLDDGGATAYLQYTSGSTRQPAGVMMTHRNVLANFDQLLAGYFPDRGKVAPPDTTIVSWLPFYHDMGLVLGVCAPVLLGLRTVLTSPVAFLQRPARWMQLLAGNPNAYTAGPNFAFELVARKTSDDDMAGLDLSGVLNIVTGSERVHPATLRRFTQRFARFNLRESVLRPSYGLAEATVFVATRAPGEAPRTVYFDAEHLSEGRATPSADGRGTPLVSYGVPTQPLVRVVDPDTRITCAPGVTGEIWVHGANVAQGYWGNPEKTAQTFGGVLADPPDGVPDGPWLRTGDLGFLHDGELFIVGRIKDLLIVRGRNHSPDDIEATIQEITGGRVAAIAVADGQTEKLVTVIEQKTRGTSDAEVAQQLAAVRGEVATAVFTTHGLSIADLVLVPPGSIPITTSGKIRRASCAEQYRQGQFARLDS, translated from the coding sequence GTGATTGAGGCTTCCATCCCGGCCGTGCTGCGTGAGCGGGCCAGTCTGCAGCCGGACGATCCAGCGGTCACCTTCATCGACTACGACCGGGAGTGGGACGGCGAGCCCGAGTCGCTGACCTGGATGCAGCTGTACCGGCGCGCTTCGGCTGTGGCCCAAGCCCTGTCGGTCACCGGGTCCGCCGGCGACCGGGCCGTCGTGGCGGCCCCGCAGGGACTGGACTATGTGACGGCCTTCCTCGGTGCGCTGCTGGCCGGGCGCATCGCGGTGCCGCTGTCGGTGCCCCTGGGCGGTGCCGCCGACGAGCGGGTCGGCGCGGTGCTGCGCGACGCCCTGCCCAGCGCCGTGCTCACCACCGCGCCGGTCGCCGGTGTGGTCGCCGAGCACCTCGGCCCGGCCACCGAGCACGGTGCGACGCTGATCGAGGTGGACGGATTGGGGGAGGACTCCCGATTCGGTGCGCAGGCCGACCTGGATGACGGCGGCGCCACCGCGTATCTGCAGTACACGTCGGGTTCCACCCGGCAACCCGCCGGCGTGATGATGACCCACCGCAACGTGCTGGCCAATTTCGACCAGCTGCTGGCGGGCTATTTCCCCGACCGCGGAAAGGTCGCGCCGCCGGACACCACGATCGTCTCGTGGCTGCCGTTCTACCACGACATGGGCCTGGTGCTGGGGGTGTGCGCGCCCGTGCTGCTGGGCCTGCGCACCGTGCTCACCAGTCCGGTGGCGTTCCTGCAGCGGCCGGCGCGGTGGATGCAACTGCTGGCCGGCAACCCCAACGCCTACACCGCGGGACCCAACTTCGCGTTCGAACTGGTGGCCCGCAAGACCAGCGACGACGATATGGCCGGGCTCGACCTGTCCGGTGTGCTGAACATCGTGACCGGCAGCGAACGGGTGCACCCGGCCACGCTGCGCCGCTTCACCCAGCGCTTCGCCCGGTTCAACCTTCGCGAATCGGTGCTCCGGCCCTCCTACGGTCTGGCGGAGGCGACGGTGTTCGTGGCCACCCGGGCGCCGGGGGAGGCGCCGCGCACCGTGTACTTCGACGCGGAGCACCTGTCCGAAGGACGGGCGACGCCGTCGGCCGATGGGCGGGGCACCCCGCTGGTCAGTTACGGCGTGCCGACGCAGCCGCTGGTGCGGGTGGTCGACCCGGACACCCGGATCACCTGCGCACCGGGGGTGACCGGCGAGATCTGGGTGCACGGGGCCAACGTCGCCCAAGGCTATTGGGGCAACCCGGAGAAGACCGCGCAGACGTTCGGGGGTGTGCTGGCCGACCCGCCGGACGGCGTCCCGGACGGTCCATGGCTGCGCACCGGTGACCTCGGCTTCCTCCACGACGGTGAGCTGTTCATCGTCGGGCGCATCAAGGATCTGCTGATCGTGCGGGGCCGTAATCACTCCCCCGACGACATCGAGGCGACGATCCAGGAGATCACCGGCGGCCGCGTCGCGGCGATCGCTGTCGCCGACGGCCAGACCGAGAAGCTGGTCACCGTCATCGAACAGAAGACGCGCGGGACCTCCGATGCCGAGGTGGCACAGCAGCTGGCCGCCGTCCGTGGCGAGGTGGCCACCGCGGTGTTCACCACGCACGGGTTGAGCATCGCGGACCTGGTGCTGGTGCCGCCGGGCTCGATCCCGATCACCACCAGCGGCAAGATCAGGCGGGCGTCCTGCGCCGAGCAGTACCGGCAGGGCCAGTTCGCCCGGTTGGACTCGTGA
- a CDS encoding GAP family protein — protein sequence MAVLALPIALDPVRLGVNLLLVSRPRPAQNLLVYWIGCVTASVLLLLVPLLVLHNTAMFSSFVHDLANPRTSTSATVRGIEIGVGVLVLLIAALTAVRAVRGRRAATDRTEPSDGTTGSDESPIARLLKRGRDAPADGGSAVQRLLGKIHRAWESGALWVAAVIGFWAGPNPSLVTFSLATILASGAAFGAQLGAAVVFIIVSLAVVEVVLISNLVAPARTQAVLRRVHDWVGGYRRQIVVAILTLVGLAFVAQGTGIL from the coding sequence GTGGCAGTGCTGGCGCTTCCGATTGCGCTGGACCCGGTTCGGCTGGGCGTCAACCTGCTCCTGGTGTCCCGGCCCCGCCCGGCGCAGAACCTGTTGGTGTACTGGATCGGCTGTGTCACCGCCAGCGTCCTGTTGCTGTTGGTCCCGCTGCTGGTGCTGCACAACACCGCGATGTTCTCGTCATTCGTGCACGACCTGGCCAACCCGCGCACCAGCACCAGCGCCACGGTCCGCGGTATCGAGATCGGCGTCGGGGTACTGGTGCTGCTGATCGCCGCGCTGACTGCGGTCCGGGCCGTGCGCGGACGCCGGGCGGCGACCGATCGGACCGAACCATCCGATGGCACAACGGGTTCTGATGAATCGCCCATCGCCAGACTGCTCAAGCGGGGTCGGGACGCGCCGGCCGACGGCGGTTCGGCCGTGCAGCGGCTGCTCGGCAAGATCCACCGGGCCTGGGAGAGCGGCGCGCTGTGGGTGGCAGCGGTGATCGGTTTCTGGGCCGGCCCCAACCCGTCGCTGGTGACGTTCTCACTGGCCACCATCCTGGCCTCGGGCGCGGCGTTCGGTGCCCAACTCGGCGCCGCCGTGGTGTTCATCATCGTCAGCCTGGCCGTCGTCGAGGTCGTGCTGATCAGCAATCTGGTGGCGCCGGCCCGAACCCAGGCGGTGCTGCGCCGCGTGCACGACTGGGTGGGCGGCTACCGCAGGCAGATCGTGGTCGCCATCCTGACCCTGGTCGGGCTCGCGTTCGTCGCACAGGGCACCGGCATCCTGTGA